The genomic region CGTACGGCCGCCGAGACCGTCGTCCGCGTACCCGACGACATCGCCCTTCTTCAGGATCGTCGCCGACTCCAGCGCGCCCTGCGCGGCCTTGATCAGCCGGTCGCCCTCATAGAGCGCGGCGCCCAGGATGGTGTTGTCCGGGCCGCCGGCGGGCTGGCGCACCACGGCGCCGACGATCCGGCGCGTCTCGCCGTTGACGTCCTTCTTCGCCGAGAAGACGAGGTTGCCGAGTGCCGAGGTGGTGGTGCCGGTCTTGATGCCGGTGACGTCGTTGGAGCCGACCAGGCGGTTCCAGTTGTCGTGCTTGACGCCCTTGTAGTCGACGTACGACATCATCGCGGCGACCTCGCGGAAGGCGGGCTGCTGCATGGCCGCCTTGGCGAGCTTCACCTGGTCCACGGCCGTGGACACGGTGGTGTTGTTCAGGCCCGACGGATCGGTGTACGTCGTGTTCTTCATGCCGAGGTCCTTGGCGGCGTCGTTCATCTTCTGCACGAACGCCTTCTCGGAACCCGCGTCCCAGCGGGCCAGCAGCCGCGCCACGTTGTTCGCGGAAGCGATCAGGATGCTCTCCAGGGCCTCCCGCTCACTGATCTTGTCGCCCTTGGTGACGTCGACGGTGGACTCCTGGCCGGCGTCGGACTGGTCCTCGGCGGCCTGGTCGATCTCGATCTTCGGCCCGTCCTCACCGCTCTTGAGCGGGTGCTCGCGGAGGATCAGATAGGCGGTCATGACCTTGGCGACGCTCGCGATCGGCACGGGCTTCTGCTCGCCGGACGACCCGAACGTGCCGATGCCCTGCACGTCCAGCGCGGCCTGGCCCTTGGCCGGCCAGGGGATGTCGACCTTGCCGCCTTCGAAGGTGTAGCTGTCCTCGGCGGTGAGGTCGAGGGTGGGCGCCGGCAGGGGGCGCACGCTCTGCACGACGCCGAGGAGGACCACCAGCAGCAGTACCAGCGGCGTCCAGATCTTCACCCGCCGCACGGCCGTCCGCAGCGGGGTGTCCGGCGGCGGCGGGGTGTTCGTCAGCTCGGCCAGCAGATCCAGCGGAGGCCGGGGCGGCAGGGGCTGCTGGGTGGTCCGCTCCGGGCCGACGGTGGGCACGGGGGCGGTGGCGTCGGCCGGGGCGGGCGCAGGGGCCTGTCCGGCTTGTGCGCCGGACGCCGGCTTCCGCGTCGACGGATCGTCCAGCGGCTTGAGCGCGACGAACTTGCTGGTCCGCTCGGCGTCCTTCTCGGGCGCGTCCTTGGCGTCCTTGGCGGCCCCGCCGAGCTTCAGCATGGTGGTCGGCTGATCGACCGGGGGCCGTACGGCTTTGAAGACGGCGGTGGGCTGGTCGACGGGGGGCCCGGCGTCGCCCTTGCCGCAGTCGGTGTCGTCCGACCCGGGGGCCTCGTCCGCGCTGCCGCGGGTGTCGTCGGCTTCGGTGCCCTGGGTGTCGTCGGTGTCGTCGGCGGTGGTGCCGGTGGCCGAGTCGGCCTCGGAAGCGCCCGTGCCGCCGCCGGTGGCGGAACGGTCCGCCTCAGGCTCGTCGGCACCGTCCTTCCCGCCCCGGTCATCGGCACCGACCTCGGCACCCTCGTCCGCGCTTTCGGTCTCCGGCCGGTCCTGGACGCCGGCGGCGGCCTCGGCGTCC from Streptomyces chartreusis NRRL 3882 harbors:
- a CDS encoding D-alanyl-D-alanine carboxypeptidase, producing MAGESPDRSKQRESSAEPTSGSASPVPEARSEAPPRRDPRLAVARDAERSAKRGGADTATRVLSTRTAEQPADAGRGAGEADAPGADDTGRDAGRADSVDAGQGAGDAGATADSGRDESDASGGGTSADAEQDAAQADSAADAGQDAGDAGATADSGRDESDTGVEGASADAEQGADDAGAAGQDESDASGKGTAAGAEQGESDAGAEDSAADGSQESAQEPVKGSGESSGAAGTSASAKSSEAARSSEPAESSEPAESAEPGDSSEPAESSGSGERGDDAGAGDGRLRDAVAAWVASADRDEKPSSAKDADKGSGSGQEAAERAEEPAEAAETDTDAQKPAKPAGADTDARDDRAAEDTDEDAEAAAGVQDRPETESADEGAEVGADDRGGKDGADEPEADRSATGGGTGASEADSATGTTADDTDDTQGTEADDTRGSADEAPGSDDTDCGKGDAGPPVDQPTAVFKAVRPPVDQPTTMLKLGGAAKDAKDAPEKDAERTSKFVALKPLDDPSTRKPASGAQAGQAPAPAPADATAPVPTVGPERTTQQPLPPRPPLDLLAELTNTPPPPDTPLRTAVRRVKIWTPLVLLLVVLLGVVQSVRPLPAPTLDLTAEDSYTFEGGKVDIPWPAKGQAALDVQGIGTFGSSGEQKPVPIASVAKVMTAYLILREHPLKSGEDGPKIEIDQAAEDQSDAGQESTVDVTKGDKISEREALESILIASANNVARLLARWDAGSEKAFVQKMNDAAKDLGMKNTTYTDPSGLNNTTVSTAVDQVKLAKAAMQQPAFREVAAMMSYVDYKGVKHDNWNRLVGSNDVTGIKTGTTTSALGNLVFSAKKDVNGETRRIVGAVVRQPAGGPDNTILGAALYEGDRLIKAAQGALESATILKKGDVVGYADDGLGGRTPVVATEDVTAVGWAGLSVKLTFAADELPHQAKAGTKVGTLTVGDGSTSAVKVPVALQKDLVEPGFADKLTRLG